CAATCCGGCATGTTCCGGGAAGGAGCGGTGCTCCAGGACCGACTGATGGACAACCTGGAACTGGAGCGGGAGCGCGGCATCACCATTGCGGCGAAAAACTGTTCCGTGAAATACAAGGACATCAAGATCAACATCATCGACACTCCCGGCCACGCCGACTTCGGCGGAGAGGTGGAGCGCGCCCTGACCATGGCCGACGGCGCCCTGCTTTTGGTGGACGCTTCCGAAGGCCCGCTGCCCCAGACTCGTTTTGTTTTGCAGAAAACCCTGCAGGCGGGCCTGCCGGTTCTGGTGGTTATCAATAAGATCGACCGCAAGGACGCCCGCCCGGACGAAGTCCTGGACGAAATCTACGACCTGTTCATCGACCTGGACGCTAAGGACGAGCAGCTTGATTTTCCCTATCTGTACGCCATCGGCCGGGACGGAGTCGCCATGGAATCCCCGGAGGATAAAGGCGAAGATCTGCGCCTGCTGTTCGACGCCATCCTGGAAAAGGTGCCGCCTCCGTCCTACGATCCTGATGAACCTTTCCAGATGCTGGTGGCCGATCTCAGCTATTCCGACTACGTGGGCAGGCTGGCCGTGGGCCGCGTCTTTAACGGAAGGGTGAAGCAACGCCAGGAGTTGGTGTGCCTGTCTGAAAACGACAAGCACATTCCCCTGAAGGTGACCAAGCTCCAGTCTTACGAAGGAAACTCCCTGGCGGAAATCACCGGCGCCGAACCCGGAGACATCGTGGTTTTAGCCGGCATCGAAAACGTAACCATCGGCGACACCATCTGCACCCTGGACGCACCCAAGGCCCTGCCTCGCGTGCGGGTGGACGAGCCCACCGTATCCATGCGCTTCGGGCCCAACACCTCGCCCCTGGCCGGCAAGGAAGGCAAGCTGGTGCAGTCCTCCAAAATCGAGGAGCGTCTTTTCAAGGAAACCCTGTTGAACGTGGGCATCCAGGTGGAGCTGGCCGAAGACCGGGAAAGCTACATCGTCAAGGGCCGGGGCGAGTTCCAGATGGCCATTTTGGTGGAAACCATGCGCCGGGAGGGTTTTGAACTCACAGTGGGCAGGCCTCAGGTCATCCTCCGGAAGAAGGAAGGCGTGCTCATGGAGCCCATCGAGCACTTGTTCATCGACTGCAGCGAAGAGTTCATGGGCGTGGTTACGGAAAAAATTTCCATGCGCAAAGGCAAGATGACCAACATGGTCAACAAGGGCACCGGCCGGGTCCGCATGGAGTTTTCCACGCCGTCTCGCGGCCTTATCGGCTACAGGGACGAATTTCTTACCGATACCAAGGGCACGGGCATCATGAACTCCATCCTGGAGGGATACGGCGAATACCGCGGCGACTTCCCCTCCCGGTTTTCCGGCTCCATCGTCTCGGACCGGGCCGGCTCGGCCGTGGCCTACGCCCTGTTCAACCTGGAGCCCAGAGGGCGCCTGTTTTTGGTTCCCAACGATCCCGTCTACGAGGGAATGATCGTGGGCGAGCACAATCGCGAAAACGACATCACCGTCAATCCCTGCAAGGAAAAAAAGCTGACCAACATCCGGGCCTCGGGCAAGGACGACGCCGTCACCCTCACGCCGGTGAAAAAAATGACTTTGGAGCAAGCCCTGCATTTTATCAAGGAAGACGAACTGGTGGAGGTTACTCCGAAATCCCTGCGCCTGCGCAAAGTAGTGCTCTCCGGCCAGGCCCGTTACCAGATGCGCAACGCCAAAGCTAAAGCCTTGAACAAGGAACAGTAAAAAAGAAGAACTGCAAAAAAAGATTAAAAGCGCCTCCGGCGGCAAACTTTTGAAAAAGTTTGATCAAAACTTTAAAATGACGCTGCGCGCGAGAGCAAGTCAGGCGGAAACAGCGCATCCATCGAGACGTAGGTCGGGTCATGCGGAGCTTTCAGGGATAAGTTTGGAATTTTAGGGTTCTGGATCTACTTGAAATGATAAAGAATTCTGAAGCCTCGTGCGAAGCGACCCGACAAAAATGGAGCATGTTCCCTTTGTTGGGTTCGAACTCCGCAAAGCCCAACAAAAATAGGGGCTTCAGTACGCCGAGGCGCCCCGCATTGCACCGGAGCAATTCCTCATCAAATTCCAGCCCTGGCAAGATATTGCTTTGCCAGGGCTGATTTATCAAATTAGCACTCAAAAATGTAAATCGAACAATCTATAACAATCCGAACTGCACAGCGTCCCTTTCCAGTTGCTCCCGGAAGTCGGGATGGGCGATGGAGATCATGGCCTGCACCCGTTGGGACGTGGTTTTTTGCCACAAATAGGCGATGCCGAACTCGGTCACTATGTACATGACGTCGGCCCGGACGCTGGTGACGGCGGTGCCCGGAGCAAAGACGGAAACGATCCGGGATTGCAACTGGCCGTCGCGCCCCTTGTACGTCGACTTGAGGGCGATGAAGGATTTACCGCCCATGGACTGGGTGGCGCCACGGACAAAGTCCGCCTGGCCGCCGGTTCCGCTGTACATGGAAAACCCGATGGACTCGGAGGCCACCTGGCCGGTGAGGTCCACGGACAAGGCGTTGTTGATGGATATGAAGTTATCGTTCCGGGCGATGTTCTGGCGGTTGTTCACATAGTAGACCGGGGCGAAAGTCAATGTGGGGTTCCGGTCGATGAACTCATAAGTGGCTTTGGAGCCGATGCATAATCCGCCGATAAGCCCTTTGCCGTGGTGGAAGTTCTTGGCCCGGTTGGTGATGACGCCCCGCTCGGCAAGGTCCACCATGGAATCCGTAAGCAATTCCGTGTGTATGCCCAGGTCCTTTTTGTGGTCCAAAAAGTGGCCCACGGCGTTGGCCACCCCGCCGATTCCAATCTGGATTGTGGCCCGGTCCGGAACCTGCTCGGCGATCAACTGGCCTATCTTCATTTCCGCTTCGCCGATTTTGATTTCCGGCATTTCGGGGATAGGGTGGCTGCTTTCCACAATGGCGTCCACCTCGCTCACGTGGATGACGTTTTCCACGCCGTTAACGTACGGGCATTGATCATTCACCTGGACGACCACCTTTTTCACAAGATCGCGCATGAACCCGTTGTGGTAGATGCCTGTGGGGCCGAAGCTCATATAGCCCTTGGAGTCCGGCGGAGACACTTCGCACATGAGATAATCCCAATCCGCCACGCCGTAGCAGGCTTTATCCGCGTTGGAGAAATGAAAGGAAAAATTCTCCGTGTTTTTTTCCGCGGCGAACATCCTTTCCACGGGCCCGTAAAAAGTGGTGATGTAGTTCAAATGCCCCTTGTATTCCCTTTTCAGGAATTCAAAAGGATACATCAACAGCCCGGACCACAAGGTGACGTTTTCCAGTTCCTGATAGCGTTTGCACAAGGCGTTGACCAGGTCCGGAGGAGCGCTGTTTGCGCCTGAAAAGGTGATGTTCTCTCCTGATTTGATGTGGGACATGGCTTCTTCTGCAGTGGTCAGCTTCTGCTTGTAAAGACTCATCCATTCCATGGCGGCTCTCCTTTTTGTATTAGTTTGAACGCTGCGCCCGGTTTTGGATAAGCAAAACTGTCACCGGGCCTTGGCGAAGCAGTTAACCACTCGTTGAGCAACGCTTGTGCCAGGAATGAATTGAGACCAGTTATGAGGTTAATAATTTGATATTAATATGAAAAGGCCTTTTGGTGTGCAACCGGGCGGACGCAGGCGAAGTGAGTGGCATGTTGAAAGAGTTTACAATCTGTAAAACCAAAATATAGGAAAACCAGAAAAAGAATAAATGCGCCGGTGCGCATTGTTTTCAAACTGACGCATTTCCTCACCGCGGCCAGCCCTGGCATGCAATGCAAGAGGCATTAGCGCGGCCGGGAAAGGCTCCAACGCGAATGGACTGGGGCGAACTGGGCCGATCTTTGGAAAGGGTAGCCCAGGCAAGGTTTTTATTTGTCTGGGGCCGGAGGCCAAAAGGTGCGACCGGGAATGATTATTGGAATTGGGATCAATGGGCGGTCTGACGGTTTTGGTCGAGTTCCTTTTGTTGGGTTTCGTTTGAATCCCTCCAGGCTTCGAGCGTCCTTAATAGCAGATTCAACCGAAGGGCCTTTCTAATACCGTACTCACTCTACTCAACCTACTGTCTTTATAAATAAAAATTGGTTTAGGTAGAGCCCCGCGAAACCCAACAAGGGAAACCTTTCAGGCTGCTATGGCGTAGTGTTTTTTACCAACGCTGCCTGCCTTGGCCAGCCCTGCTATTGTTTTGGCAGAGGCATTAATACAAAGCCGGTTGCCAAATGGGTTTGGCGAACTTGGCCATTTTGATGTAATTGGGCTCTTCCCGTCCGTTAAAGTATCCGCAGGCGCGGTAGTAGGCCAGATCCTTGAACCAGTTCTTGAGGGAGGTCGTGTTCTCCATCCACTGGCCGGCCAGGGTGATGGGATGCCGGGCCATTTGCATAAAGGGCCAGAAAAGCTCGGAGGGGTCCCGAAAGCATTCCCAGTCGCACAGCCTGCAAGCTGCGTTGCGGTTGATGTTTTTCATATCCAGGTCGTAGAACTTGCCCATGTTGTCTTTGCCGCGGAATCCGCAGGGATAGGTATTGCCGTCTTCCGCGTCCACAAAAAAGTAGTCGATGCCGCCCAGGCAGGGGCGGGATTCCTTATGGCCGTTGGAATAGTCTCCCTGGAGGGCCTTGAGGGAGGTCACCGGCGAGAAGATGCGGATGACCGGCCTGTATTTGCCGATGGTTTCGGCCAGGGCCTTGAACAGCAGGGATTTTTCCAGGGGGGTGAATCCCGTGATATTTTCCGTGGACGTGGCGGCGTAAACCGCGCTCAGGCTTTCGCTTTCCTCTTCATTGATGCTCATGGGATAGCAGGTATTGACCATGGTGAATCCCAGGTCGTTCACGAAACGATAGAAGTGTTCAAAGGCCTTTTTAAACCCCGTGTAAAACAGGACGGTTTCGCTGGTTTGGCCGTCCTTGATTGCAGGCGGGATGAACAGCGAGGTTGTGGAATCGCCCCCCGTGTTTCGGTTGATGCCCAGGTTGGCCGAAGGATAAATGCCGCGCTCCTGAAAAATGGGGATGGCCTTTTCCATGCCTTCCACCAGGCCGGGGAAGCCGCGCATTTTCTCGTGATAGTCCGGAACGTGGGAGTCCACGCTCACCCAGAAGTTGCGCAAGGGCGTGTCAGCCAGGGCGTCGGCTACTTTTTTTACTCTGTCCTCAAAATTCGGGCTGCCGGGATTGGCGAAAAAGAAGCCGTTGGTGCCTGTGCGCGTGTATTCGATTCCCGCTTGCCCCGCGTGCTTTAGCAGCTCCGCGACTTCGTCCAGGTACAGGAGAGGCTCGCCGCCGGTGAACGAAAGGGCTTTGACGCCCTTGACCGCCGCCGCGTCGATAATGCGTTTGCACTCGTCCATATCCAGTGTGGAGCGGGAAAACTTGTTTCCCTTGTTCATGCCGCACTGGGGGCAGGTCGCATTGCACTTGTTGGTGAACTGGATGATCAATTGCCCCGGGCTGATTCCCTTGAAAACGCCCGCGGCGATCCTGATTCCTCCGAAAATATTTTTTGCAGTCGCCATAATCAGGCAGCCCTCCCGTAGCTTTCCCAGAGCTCCATGTATTTGGATTCAAAGGAATGCCTCTGCATGTAGTCCCTGGCGTCCAGGCCCATTTGCTTTCTGAGCTCCGGGTCCGATGCCAGCTTGAGCACCACTTCTTTGAACGCTGCGGCGTCGTGAGAAGGCACGATAAACCCGGTTTTGCCGGACACGCAGTTTTCCCTGGGGCCGCCTTCGTCCGAGACCACCACGGGCACGCCCGAGGCCTGGGCTTCCAGGATGGCGTTGCCGAAGGTGTCGGTGGTGGAGGGGAACACAAAAACGTCGGCCGAGGCGTATGCCTGTTCCAGGTCATTGCCCTGGAGGTAGCCGGTGAATGTGGCGTTTTCCCCTTGCAGGACCTGCTTCATCTCCTTGAGATAAGGGCCGTCGCCCACCACGATAAGATGCAGCTTGTCGTTTACGCGGCGCATTTCCTTGAATGTTTCTGCCAGGAAAGGCAGGTTCTTCTCCTTGGAAACCCGGCCCACGTACAGGAGCTTGGTGATGGAATCGTCCAGGTTGAAATGGGAATTGTAAAACCCGTTGCGGTTTCTGGGATGAAACCGGTCAATGTCTATGCCGCGTTCGTAGAATTTGATCTTGTTTTTGGAAATGCCTTTTTCCGCCAGCTCCGCGCCCGTGGCCCTGGAAGGCACGTAGATTTTGTCCATTTGGTCGTAGTACCAGACGATGTATTTCCAGCCCAGTTCCTCCATATTGGGATCGCCGGTGATGAGGCTCGCGTACTGGGGCAGGGCTGTGTGGTAAGTTCCGTA
The DNA window shown above is from Desulfatibacillum aliphaticivorans DSM 15576 and carries:
- the typA gene encoding translational GTPase TypA, whose protein sequence is MANKEQNSGIRNVAIIAHVDHGKTTLVDAMFRQSGMFREGAVLQDRLMDNLELERERGITIAAKNCSVKYKDIKINIIDTPGHADFGGEVERALTMADGALLLVDASEGPLPQTRFVLQKTLQAGLPVLVVINKIDRKDARPDEVLDEIYDLFIDLDAKDEQLDFPYLYAIGRDGVAMESPEDKGEDLRLLFDAILEKVPPPSYDPDEPFQMLVADLSYSDYVGRLAVGRVFNGRVKQRQELVCLSENDKHIPLKVTKLQSYEGNSLAEITGAEPGDIVVLAGIENVTIGDTICTLDAPKALPRVRVDEPTVSMRFGPNTSPLAGKEGKLVQSSKIEERLFKETLLNVGIQVELAEDRESYIVKGRGEFQMAILVETMRREGFELTVGRPQVILRKKEGVLMEPIEHLFIDCSEEFMGVVTEKISMRKGKMTNMVNKGTGRVRMEFSTPSRGLIGYRDEFLTDTKGTGIMNSILEGYGEYRGDFPSRFSGSIVSDRAGSAVAYALFNLEPRGRLFLVPNDPVYEGMIVGEHNRENDITVNPCKEKKLTNIRASGKDDAVTLTPVKKMTLEQALHFIKEDELVEVTPKSLRLRKVVLSGQARYQMRNAKAKALNKEQ
- a CDS encoding acetyl-CoA hydrolase/transferase family protein; the encoded protein is MEWMSLYKQKLTTAEEAMSHIKSGENITFSGANSAPPDLVNALCKRYQELENVTLWSGLLMYPFEFLKREYKGHLNYITTFYGPVERMFAAEKNTENFSFHFSNADKACYGVADWDYLMCEVSPPDSKGYMSFGPTGIYHNGFMRDLVKKVVVQVNDQCPYVNGVENVIHVSEVDAIVESSHPIPEMPEIKIGEAEMKIGQLIAEQVPDRATIQIGIGGVANAVGHFLDHKKDLGIHTELLTDSMVDLAERGVITNRAKNFHHGKGLIGGLCIGSKATYEFIDRNPTLTFAPVYYVNNRQNIARNDNFISINNALSVDLTGQVASESIGFSMYSGTGGQADFVRGATQSMGGKSFIALKSTYKGRDGQLQSRIVSVFAPGTAVTSVRADVMYIVTEFGIAYLWQKTTSQRVQAMISIAHPDFREQLERDAVQFGLL
- a CDS encoding radical SAM protein gives rise to the protein MATAKNIFGGIRIAAGVFKGISPGQLIIQFTNKCNATCPQCGMNKGNKFSRSTLDMDECKRIIDAAAVKGVKALSFTGGEPLLYLDEVAELLKHAGQAGIEYTRTGTNGFFFANPGSPNFEDRVKKVADALADTPLRNFWVSVDSHVPDYHEKMRGFPGLVEGMEKAIPIFQERGIYPSANLGINRNTGGDSTTSLFIPPAIKDGQTSETVLFYTGFKKAFEHFYRFVNDLGFTMVNTCYPMSINEEESESLSAVYAATSTENITGFTPLEKSLLFKALAETIGKYRPVIRIFSPVTSLKALQGDYSNGHKESRPCLGGIDYFFVDAEDGNTYPCGFRGKDNMGKFYDLDMKNINRNAACRLCDWECFRDPSELFWPFMQMARHPITLAGQWMENTTSLKNWFKDLAYYRACGYFNGREEPNYIKMAKFAKPIWQPALY